In Vitis riparia cultivar Riparia Gloire de Montpellier isolate 1030 chromosome 19, EGFV_Vit.rip_1.0, whole genome shotgun sequence, the following proteins share a genomic window:
- the LOC117909345 gene encoding bidirectional sugar transporter SWEET2, with protein sequence MSRSLLLPVNTICKDAAGVAGNIFAFGLFVSPIPTFRRIARNRSTESFSGLPYIYALLNCLVTLWYGTPLVSYNNIMVTTVNSIGAAFQLVYIILFITYTGKRKKVRMFGLLMVDIVLFLVIVVGSLEISDFTIRRMVVGFLSCAALISMFASPLFVINLVIQTRSVEFMPFYLSLSTFLMSASFLAYGILNNDPFVYVPNGAGTVLGIVQLGLYSYYKRTSAEESREPLIVSYG encoded by the exons ATGTCTCGTTCTCTGTTGTTGCCAGTCAATACAATTTGCAAGGATGCAGCTGGAGTCGccg GGAACATCTTTGCTTTTGGGCTGTTTGTGTCACCAAT ACCTACGTTTAGGAGAATCGCCAGAAACCGATCAACAGAAAGTTTCTCAGGATTGCCATATATATATGCTCTCCTAAACTGCTTGGTAACTCTCTGGTACGGCACGCCCCTCGTatcttataataatataatggtTACCACAGTCAATTCAATTGGAGCAGCCTTTCAGTTAGTCTACATAATCCTCTTCATAACATATACCggcaaaaggaaaaag GTGAGGATGTTTGGGCTGCTGATGGTAGATATTGTCTTATTCTTAGTCATAGTTGTTGGGAGCTTGGAAATAAGTGACTTTACCATTCGGCGGATGGTTGTTGGGTTCTTGAGTTGTGCTGCTCTCATATCTATGTTTGCTTCTCCATTGTTTGTAATT AATTTGGTGATCCAGACAAGGAGTGTCGAATTCATGCCATTCTATCTTTCTCTTTCAACTTTCCTAATGAGCGCTTCTTTTCTTGCTTATGGAATTTTGAACAATGATCCCTTTGTTTAT GTCCCAAATGGAGCTGGAACCGTTTTGGGGATTGTGCAATTGGGGTTGTACTCCTACTATAAAAGAACATCTGCAGAAGAGTCTAGAGAACCTTTAATAGTGTCTTATGGGTAA
- the LOC117909343 gene encoding trifunctional UDP-glucose 4,6-dehydratase/UDP-4-keto-6-deoxy-D-glucose 3,5-epimerase/UDP-4-keto-L-rhamnose-reductase RHM1 — protein sequence MATHTPKNILITGAAGFIASHVANRLIRNYPDYKIVVLDKLDYCSNLKNLLPSKSSPNFKFVKGDIGSADLVNFLLITESIDTIMHFAAQTHVDNSFGNSFEFTKNNIYGTHVLLEACKVTGQIRRFIHVSTDEVYGETDEDAVVGNHEASQLLPTNPYSATKAGAEMLVMAYGRSYGLPVITTRGNNVYGPNQFPEKLIPKFILLAMRGKPLPIHGDGSNVRSYLYCEDVAEAFEVILHRGEVGHVYNIGTKKERRVIDVAKDVCNLFSMDPETSIKFVENRPFNDQRYFLDDQKLKILGWSERTTWQEGLKKTMEWYINNPNWWGDVSGALLPHPRMLMMPGGIERHFDGSEDSDSTASPVSSNLNQTRMVVPVPKSVSSPRKPSLKFLLYGRTGWIGGLLGKLCEKQGIPYEYGRGRLEDRASLLADIQNVKPTHVFNAAGVTGRPNVDWCESHKPETIRANVAGTLTLADVCREHGLLMMNFATGCIFEYDAAHPEGSGIGFKEEDTPNFAGSFYSKTKAMVEELLKEFDNVCTLRVRMPISSDLNNPRNFITKISRYNKVVNIPNSMTVLDELLPISIEMAKRNCRGIWNFTNPGVVSHNEILEMYKSYIDPNFKWANFTLEEQAKVIVAARSNNEMDASKLKNEFPELLPIKESLIKYVFEPNQKSLAA from the exons ATGGCTACACACACACCCAAGAACATCCTTATTACGGGGGCTGCTGGATTCATTGCATCCCATGTTGCTAACCGGCTTATCAGGAATTACCCAGACTACAAGATTGTTGTGCTTGACAAGCTTGATTACTGTTCGAATCTCAAGAACCTCCTTCCCTCTAAATCATCCCCTAACTTTAAGTTTGTCAAGGGAGACATTGGCAGTGCTGACCTTGTCAACTTCCTTCTCATCACTGAGTCCATTGACACAATAATGCACTTTGCAGCCCAGACTCATGTTGACAACTCCTTTGGTAACAGCTTTGAGTTcaccaaaaataatatctatgGTACTCATGTCCTTCTAGAAGCCTGCAAAGTCACTGGCCAGATCAGGAGATTCATCCATGTTAGCACAGATGAAGTCTATGGAGAGACAGATGAAGATGCTGTTGTAGGAAACCATGAGGCTTCTCAACTCCTTCCGACAAACCCATACTCAGCTACAAAAGCTGGTGCAGAAATGCTTGTTATGGCCTATGGTAGGTCGTATGGCTTACCTGTTATAACTACCCGAGGGAACAATGTTTATGGGCCCAATCAATTTCCTGAGAAATTAATTCCAAAGTTCATCCTCTTGGCAATGAGAGGAAAGCCTCTTCCAATACATGGGGATGGAAGTAATGTGCGTAGTTATCTCTACTGTGAGGATGTTGCTGAGGCTTTTGAAGTCATTCTTCACAGAGGAGAGGTTGGCCATGTGTACAACATTGGGACTAAGAAAGAAAGGAGGGTGATTGATGTGGCCAAAGATGTATGCAACCTCTTCTCAATGGACCCAGAGACAAGCATAAAGTTTGTGGAGAATAGACCATTTAATGACCAAAGATACTTTCTAGATGATCAGAAGCTAAAGATCTTGGGCTGGTCAGAGCGGACTACATGGCAAGAGGGGCTGAAGAAGACAATGGAATGGTATATCAACAATCCTAATTGGTGGGGTGATGTCTCTGGAGCATTGCTTCCTCATCCAAGAATGCTGATGATGCCTGGTGGGATTGAAAGACATTTTGATGGCTCCGAAGATAGTGATTCTACAGCTTCTCCTGTCTCAAGTAATCTTAACCAGACCAGAATGGTGGTACCAGTTCCCAAAAGCGTCAGTTCTCCCCGAAAGCCATCCTTGAAGTTCTTGCTTTATGGTAGGACTGGGTGGATTGGGGGTCTACTTGGAAAGCTGTGTGAGAAGCAAGGGATTCCATATGAGTATGGAAGAGGGCGTCTAGAGGATCGGGCATCTCTCTTGGCGGATATTCAGAATGTTAAGCCAACACATGTTTTTAATGCTGCTGGCGTGACTGGCAGACCCAATGTTGATTGGTGTGAATCTCATAAACCAGAAACAATCCGCGCCAACGTTGCTGGAACTCTGACCTTGGCAGATGTTTGCAGAGAACATGGACTCCTTATGATGAATTTTGCTACTGGGTGTATATTTGAGTATGATGCTGCACATCCAGAGGGTTCTGGCATCGGATTTAAAGAGGAAGACACACCAAATTTTGCTGGTTCTTTCTATTCAAAAACCAAGGCCATG GTTGAGGAACTCTTAAAAGAATTTGACAATGTTTGCACCCTCAGAGTTCGAATGCCAATATCATCTGACCTCAACAACCCACGCAACTTCATTACAAAGATCTCTCGTTATAACAAAGTGGTTAACATCCCAAACAGCATGACCGTCCTGGATGAGCTTCTACCCATTTCAATTGAAATGGCAAAGCGTAATTGCAGGGGTATATGGAACTTCACAAACCCTGGAGTTGTAAGCCATAATGAGATTCTCGAGATGTACAAGAGTTACATCGACCCCAACTTTAAGTGGGCCAACTTCACACTGGAAGAGCAGGCCAAGGTTATAGTTGCCGCCCGAAGCAATAATGAGATGGATGCCTCCAAGTTGAAAAATGAGTTCCCTGAGTTGCTCCCAATCAAGGAGTCATTGATCAAGTATGTATTTGAGCCCAATCAGAAAAGCCTTGCAGCGTAA
- the LOC117909346 gene encoding uncharacterized protein LOC117909346 produces MEALWSLEDKWKLSTQEAALLFVCTTFSVIGVCTAVALKKRARRRQVVGGEDVDGVESMISKKWGDGGCGWGSIKRVLMGTVRWSGASKWDERPLPLLAVQRYEGDVGWQSHNSVSPVWQRPILMGEKCELPRFSGLILYDETGQPLHQPDKETIQQEKTSVVRTTLRDLL; encoded by the exons ATGGAAGCATTGTGGAGCTTGGAGGACAAATGGAAGCTGTCAACCCAAGAAGCAGCCCTCCTGTTTGTCTGCACTACATTTTCAGTCATCGGAGTGTGCACTGCGGTCGCACTGAAAAAGAGAGCCCGGAGAAGGCAGGTGGTTGGTGGGGAGGATGTCGATGGGGTTGAGTCGATGATCAGCAAGAAGTGGGGTGATGGAGGGTGTGGTTGGGGGTCCATAAAGAGGGTGTTGATGGGGACAGTGAGGTGGAGTGGAGCCAGCAAATGGGACGAGAGGCCACTGCCGCTGCTGGCGGTGCAGCGGTATGAGGGGGATGTGGGGTGGCAGAGCCATAACTCAGTCTCACCAGTGTGGCAGAGACCGATACTGATGGGGGAGAAGTGTGAGCTGCCTCGATTCAGCGGGCTGATTCTGTATGATGAGACAGGCCAGCCACTCCATCAACCTGATAAAGAAACAATACAGCAG GAGAAAACATCTGTTGTGAGAACAACTCTCAGGGACTTGCTGTAG